The Lentzea guizhouensis genome contains a region encoding:
- a CDS encoding GAF domain-containing protein gives MCATLIAVSTPPGRRDLDELLDEVRDRMDEIVTTRDHMQELLGAVLAVASGLELESTLERIVQAAVDLVGARYGALGVLGTRDDLAEFVYVGVDERTSATMGHLPEGKGLLGLLIKDPTPLRLRDLAGHDMSVGFPPNHPPMHSFLGVPVRVRDEVFGNLYMTEKIDAAEFTSDDEAVLQALAAAAGIAIDNARLFERSRMRERWLEAIGEVNSELLGGASGEYALRLITQRTVELAAADSALVVLGDGQHTPVTVAAHAGAKLDGFDPAAHPVDEVIRSGLPLLADDVGSAFGPALAVPLRSGSLVTGALVVLRRGGESRFMPDQVPMLASFADQAAVALEFAEQQRSQRLLYVLEDRDRIARDLHDHVIQRLFVTGLTLQATMRRITEPEVAARLRTAVEQLDETVREIRTSIFDLHSTDNTSLRRRLLDLVAGLTESTHLSPAVRMSGTVDNSVPPELAEHVEAVVREAVTNAVRHAEATELTVLIDAGEDVVVTVQDNGIGMPPDVARSGLRNLAHRAAQFGGTFAVRGTEGGGACVVWRVPLS, from the coding sequence ATGTGTGCGACGCTGATCGCCGTGTCCACGCCTCCCGGCCGCCGAGACCTCGACGAGCTGCTCGACGAGGTGCGTGACCGCATGGACGAGATCGTCACCACCCGTGACCACATGCAGGAGCTGCTCGGCGCGGTGCTCGCGGTGGCGTCCGGGCTGGAGCTGGAGTCGACGCTGGAGCGCATCGTGCAGGCCGCCGTCGACCTGGTCGGCGCCCGTTACGGCGCACTGGGTGTGCTGGGGACGCGCGACGACCTGGCCGAGTTCGTCTACGTGGGAGTCGACGAACGGACGAGCGCGACGATGGGGCACCTGCCGGAGGGCAAGGGCCTGCTCGGACTGCTGATCAAGGACCCGACCCCGCTGCGGCTGCGCGACCTCGCCGGGCACGACATGTCGGTCGGCTTCCCGCCGAACCACCCGCCGATGCACAGCTTCCTCGGCGTGCCCGTGCGGGTGCGCGACGAGGTGTTCGGCAACCTCTACATGACCGAGAAGATCGACGCCGCCGAGTTCACCTCCGACGACGAGGCCGTGCTGCAGGCACTGGCGGCCGCCGCGGGCATCGCGATCGACAACGCCAGGCTGTTCGAGCGGTCGCGGATGCGCGAGCGGTGGCTGGAGGCGATCGGCGAGGTCAACTCCGAGCTGCTCGGCGGCGCGTCCGGCGAGTACGCGCTGCGCCTGATCACCCAGCGGACCGTCGAGCTGGCCGCAGCCGACTCGGCCCTGGTGGTGCTCGGTGACGGCCAGCACACACCGGTCACGGTGGCGGCGCACGCGGGCGCGAAGCTCGACGGCTTCGACCCCGCCGCCCACCCCGTCGACGAGGTGATCCGCTCCGGCCTGCCGCTGCTGGCCGACGACGTGGGTTCGGCGTTCGGCCCGGCGCTGGCCGTCCCGCTGCGCTCAGGCTCGCTGGTCACCGGTGCGCTGGTGGTGCTGCGCCGCGGCGGTGAGTCGCGGTTCATGCCCGACCAGGTCCCGATGCTCGCCTCGTTCGCCGACCAGGCCGCGGTGGCGCTGGAGTTCGCCGAGCAGCAACGCTCGCAGCGGCTGCTCTACGTGCTGGAGGACCGCGACCGAATTGCCCGCGACCTGCACGACCACGTGATCCAGCGGCTGTTCGTCACCGGCCTCACCCTGCAGGCCACCATGCGCCGCATCACCGAACCCGAGGTCGCCGCCCGCCTGCGCACCGCCGTCGAACAGCTCGACGAGACCGTGCGCGAGATCCGCACCTCGATCTTCGACCTGCACTCCACCGACAACACCTCACTGCGCCGCCGCCTGCTCGACCTGGTGGCCGGCCTGACCGAGTCCACCCACCTGTCACCGGCCGTGCGGATGTCCGGCACCGTCGACAACTCCGTGCCACCCGAGCTCGCCGAACACGTCGAGGCGGTGGTGCGCGAGGCCGTGACGAACGCGGTCCGGCACGCCGAGGCCACCGAGCTGACCGTGCTGATCGACGCGGGCGAGGACGTGGTGGTCACCGTGCAGGACAACGGGATCGGCATGCCACCGGACGTGGCGCGCAGTGGGCTGCGCAACCTGGCGCACCGGGCGGCGCAGTTCGGCGGGACGTTCGCGGTGCGGGGGACCGAGGGTGGCGGCGCGTGCGTGGTGTGGCGGGTTCCGTTGAGCTGA
- a CDS encoding response regulator: MATRVFLVDDHEIVRRGIADLLGEESDLEVVGDAASVAEALAKVPGSQADVAVLDIRLPDGNGIELCRELRNRLPGLQCLMLTSFADDEALFDAIMAGASGFVLKQILGADLVNAVRTVAAGQSLLDARTTSALLNRIRREREEGDPLRMLSEQERTVLDLIGEGLTNRQIAERMFLAEKTVKNYVSHLLAKLGMQRRTQAAVFASQFRRDGERPR; this comes from the coding sequence ATGGCGACGCGCGTTTTCCTCGTCGACGACCACGAGATCGTCCGCCGCGGCATCGCGGACCTGCTCGGCGAGGAGTCCGACCTGGAGGTGGTCGGTGACGCCGCGTCGGTCGCGGAGGCACTGGCCAAGGTGCCGGGCTCCCAGGCCGACGTGGCGGTGCTCGACATCCGCCTGCCCGACGGCAACGGCATCGAGCTGTGCCGCGAGCTGCGCAACCGCCTGCCGGGCCTGCAGTGCCTGATGCTCACCAGCTTCGCCGACGACGAGGCCCTGTTCGACGCGATCATGGCGGGCGCCTCCGGCTTCGTGCTGAAGCAGATCCTGGGCGCCGACCTCGTCAACGCGGTCCGCACGGTCGCCGCCGGCCAGTCGCTGCTCGACGCCCGCACCACCAGCGCCCTGCTCAACCGCATCCGCCGCGAACGCGAGGAGGGCGACCCGCTGCGCATGCTCAGCGAGCAGGAGCGCACGGTCCTCGACCTCATCGGCGAGGGCCTCACGAACCGCCAGATCGCCGAGCGGATGTTCCTCGCCGAGAAGACGGTCAAGAACTACGTCTCGCACCTGCTGGCGAAGCTCGGCATGCAGCGCCGCACGCAGGCCGCGGTGTTCGCGTCGCAGTTCCGCAGGGACGGCGAGAGGCCCCGCTGA
- a CDS encoding universal stress protein: protein MSGLPVVVGVDGSSSALTAVAWAARACALHSAPLRLVHAYTLPTRGYPEVISSARELRSAMYDQGRMWLSQAVAVARTEAPDVAVEHDLRMEHPTPVLIEESRRAREVVVGSHGLGGFTGALVGSTAVALSQHGECPVVVVRGGVHDGPVVVGVDLSPESDPALGFGFEEAAAARVPLVAALAHLDEQSSLLSTRLAGWVEKYPDVEVEQRVVGERPVPLLVELGERAALLVVGSRGRGGFAGMLLGSTSQALIYHAPCPVAVVRPA, encoded by the coding sequence ATGAGCGGACTTCCGGTGGTGGTCGGCGTCGACGGTTCCTCGTCCGCGCTCACGGCCGTGGCGTGGGCCGCGCGGGCCTGCGCGCTGCACTCGGCGCCGTTGCGGCTGGTGCACGCGTACACGTTGCCGACGCGTGGTTATCCCGAAGTCATCTCATCGGCGCGTGAGCTCAGATCCGCGATGTACGACCAAGGGCGGATGTGGCTTTCTCAAGCCGTGGCTGTCGCACGAACGGAAGCGCCTGACGTTGCCGTGGAACACGATCTGCGAATGGAACACCCGACGCCCGTGCTGATCGAGGAGTCGCGACGCGCGCGTGAGGTCGTGGTGGGATCACACGGCCTGGGCGGGTTCACCGGTGCGTTGGTGGGTTCTACTGCCGTGGCGTTGTCGCAGCACGGTGAGTGTCCCGTAGTAGTTGTGCGTGGCGGCGTGCACGACGGGCCCGTGGTCGTGGGTGTCGACCTGTCCCCCGAGTCGGACCCGGCGCTGGGATTCGGGTTCGAGGAGGCGGCCGCCGCTCGGGTGCCGCTGGTGGCCGCGCTGGCGCACCTGGACGAGCAGTCGTCGCTGCTGTCGACGCGGCTGGCCGGGTGGGTGGAGAAGTACCCGGACGTGGAGGTCGAGCAGCGGGTGGTGGGGGAGCGGCCGGTCCCCCTGCTGGTGGAGCTGGGGGAACGCGCCGCACTGCTGGTGGTGGGTTCACGGGGGCGTGGCGGTTTCGCCGGGATGCTGCTCGGGTCCACCTCGCAGGCCCTGATCTACCACGCCCCGTGCCCGGTGGCCGTCGTCAGGCCTGCTTGA
- a CDS encoding YceI family protein: MTTATNLSELTGDYVIDVSHSRIGFVARHAMVTKVRGAFNEFDGKIKIDGDKPENTTAEVSLKVASIDTRNAQRDGHLTTNDFLDVETYPEIKFVSTSAKQVDADNFEITGDLTIKDVTKSITIPFAFEGVAVDPFGNTRVGFEGSHTINRKDYGVTWNAALETGGVLVSEKVVLEFEISAIKQA; the protein is encoded by the coding sequence ATGACCACGGCCACCAACCTCTCCGAACTGACCGGCGACTACGTCATCGACGTCTCGCACTCCCGCATCGGCTTCGTCGCCCGCCACGCGATGGTCACCAAGGTTCGTGGCGCGTTCAACGAGTTCGACGGCAAGATCAAGATCGACGGTGACAAGCCGGAGAACACCACGGCCGAGGTGAGCCTCAAGGTCGCGAGCATCGACACCCGCAACGCGCAGCGCGACGGCCACCTCACCACCAACGACTTCCTCGACGTCGAGACCTACCCGGAGATCAAGTTCGTCTCGACCTCCGCCAAGCAGGTCGACGCCGACAACTTCGAGATCACCGGTGACCTGACGATCAAGGACGTCACCAAGAGCATCACCATCCCGTTCGCCTTCGAGGGCGTGGCCGTCGACCCGTTCGGCAACACCCGCGTGGGCTTCGAGGGCTCGCACACCATCAACCGCAAGGACTACGGCGTCACCTGGAACGCGGCGCTGGAGACCGGCGGCGTGCTGGTCAGCGAGAAGGTCGTCCTGGAGTTCGAGATCTCCGCGATCAAGCAGGCCTGA
- a CDS encoding GlxA family transcriptional regulator encodes MLRSVAVPLINGVAPFEFGVLCEVFGIDRTEEGVPLVDFRVCGELPNQPVQTSIPGLTITPEHGFEAMLDVDLVALPAAKIRQTYPEKLLKTLRETGATLLSVCSGAFILGEAGLLDDRRCTTHWRETTTFKERFPKAHVDPDVLFVDDGNIITSAGTAAGIDACLHLVRRELGTKIATTIARRMVVPPQRDGGQRQYVELPIPECSSDSLEPVLEQVLDTIADNHTVASMAKLAVMSERTFARRFVAETGTTPNKWLSLQRVLHARRLLEETDLDVDAVATRSGFGAAALLRHHFHRVVGVAPSDYRRTFACR; translated from the coding sequence ATGCTCCGGTCAGTGGCGGTTCCGCTCATCAACGGCGTCGCGCCGTTCGAGTTCGGCGTGCTCTGCGAGGTGTTCGGCATCGACCGGACCGAGGAGGGCGTGCCGCTGGTCGACTTCCGGGTGTGCGGCGAGCTCCCGAACCAGCCGGTGCAGACCAGCATCCCCGGCCTGACGATCACGCCGGAGCACGGTTTCGAGGCCATGCTCGACGTCGACCTCGTCGCGCTGCCGGCGGCCAAGATCCGCCAGACCTACCCGGAGAAGCTGCTCAAGACCCTGCGGGAGACCGGCGCGACGCTGCTCAGCGTCTGCAGCGGGGCGTTCATCCTGGGCGAGGCCGGCCTGCTCGACGACCGCCGCTGCACCACCCACTGGCGCGAGACCACAACCTTCAAAGAGCGGTTCCCCAAGGCGCACGTCGACCCGGACGTGCTGTTCGTCGACGACGGCAACATCATCACCAGCGCCGGCACCGCCGCGGGCATCGACGCCTGCCTGCACCTGGTCCGCCGCGAGCTCGGCACCAAGATCGCCACGACCATCGCGCGCAGGATGGTCGTCCCGCCGCAGCGCGACGGCGGTCAGCGGCAGTACGTGGAGCTCCCCATCCCCGAGTGCAGCTCGGACAGCCTCGAACCCGTGCTGGAACAGGTGCTCGACACGATCGCGGACAACCACACGGTGGCGTCGATGGCGAAGCTCGCCGTCATGTCCGAGCGGACGTTCGCCCGGCGGTTCGTCGCGGAGACCGGCACCACGCCGAACAAGTGGCTGTCACTCCAACGGGTGCTTCACGCCCGCCGGTTGCTCGAAGAGACCGACCTCGACGTCGACGCCGTCGCGACCAGGTCGGGCTTCGGCGCCGCCGCACTCCTGCGGCACCACTTCCACCGGGTCGTCGGCGTCGCACCGAGCGACTACCGCCGCACATTCGCCTGTCGTTAG
- a CDS encoding citrate synthase/methylcitrate synthase, producing MLIDAPKGLKDVVVTTTLIGDVNGAAGYYHYREHDAIELARTRSFEDVWFLFTEGRLPNEEESALFAQRTAALRELPASINAVLPEIAKSGVTPLAGLRTALSLLPSQPMWDAPMASRKADALRVCAVTPTILAALHRLKLGLDPVNPRVDLSTSANWLYMLTGLEPSTWTSRAVEQYLIATIDHGFNASTFTARVVASSGADVVSAVTAAIGTFSGPLHGGAPDRALESLDLIGTRDNIDAWVREQIEQGNRIMGFGHAVYKTEDPRARLLKEIAQQRPTPLTEFATTVEQKVTELLAELKPGRQLYANVEFYAGVLMEQCGIPREMFTPTFACSRVIGWCANALEQSEDTKIIRPIARYTGPQPRIEKTGTR from the coding sequence ATGTTGATTGATGCACCCAAAGGGCTTAAAGACGTCGTCGTCACCACCACCCTGATCGGGGATGTCAACGGCGCCGCGGGTTACTACCACTACCGCGAGCACGACGCGATCGAGCTGGCCAGGACCCGGTCGTTCGAGGACGTCTGGTTCCTCTTCACGGAGGGACGCCTCCCGAACGAGGAAGAAAGCGCGCTGTTCGCACAGCGGACAGCCGCTCTGCGGGAGTTGCCCGCCAGCATCAACGCGGTCCTGCCCGAGATCGCGAAATCAGGGGTCACGCCACTGGCCGGACTGCGGACGGCGCTGTCACTGCTGCCGTCGCAGCCGATGTGGGACGCACCGATGGCGTCGCGCAAGGCGGACGCGCTTCGAGTGTGTGCGGTGACCCCGACGATCCTGGCCGCACTGCACCGGCTCAAGCTCGGACTTGATCCGGTCAACCCCAGGGTTGATTTGTCAACGTCGGCGAACTGGTTGTACATGTTGACTGGACTGGAGCCGTCAACGTGGACGAGCCGTGCAGTCGAGCAGTACTTGATCGCGACGATCGACCACGGGTTCAACGCGTCCACCTTCACCGCGCGCGTGGTCGCGAGCTCGGGAGCCGACGTCGTGTCGGCGGTGACGGCGGCGATCGGCACGTTCTCCGGGCCGCTGCACGGCGGCGCGCCGGACCGGGCGCTGGAAAGCCTCGACCTGATCGGCACAAGAGACAACATCGACGCGTGGGTGCGCGAGCAGATCGAGCAGGGCAACCGGATCATGGGGTTCGGGCACGCCGTCTACAAGACGGAGGACCCGCGGGCACGGCTGCTCAAGGAGATCGCCCAGCAGCGGCCGACCCCGCTCACCGAGTTCGCCACGACGGTCGAGCAGAAGGTCACCGAGCTGCTGGCCGAGCTCAAGCCCGGCCGGCAGCTGTACGCGAACGTCGAGTTCTACGCGGGCGTGCTGATGGAGCAGTGCGGCATCCCGCGCGAGATGTTCACGCCGACGTTCGCGTGCAGCCGGGTAATCGGGTGGTGTGCCAACGCGCTCGAGCAGTCCGAGGACACGAAGATCATCCGCCCGATCGCCCGCTACACGGGTCCGCAGCCGAGGATCGAGAAGACCGGCACCAGGTGA
- a CDS encoding citrate synthase: protein MESMLTTNQAARRLGVKPATVYAYVSRGLLTSRKAKRSSMFDVAEVEALAQRTGARGAVAAVTDRIRTRISLLEHDRLFYRGRSAVQLSETKRFEDVAHWLWTAIDTTGLQFPEGQEIWMALPDSATLTDRVRVAVALAGAGDPLRFDLDRAVSTAKALIADVVESLPLVQPPRGTDITDRLWARLSPEPPEPDVLNAALILLADHDLAVSTMAARVAASARAHPYAVVSAGLGAMEGQKHGTASTIAHRFLLQASDDPMGAVAERLRAGDPIPGFGHAVYQHRDPRADHLLAVLRSRAELVADKVIATQPQTFPNVDLALAQLGLTYKMAPDAGEAIFAIARIVGWIAHAMEEYTEPGLRFRTLGVYTGDRP from the coding sequence ATGGAATCAATGTTGACGACGAATCAAGCTGCCCGCCGCCTGGGCGTCAAGCCGGCGACGGTGTACGCCTATGTCAGCCGCGGCCTGCTGACCAGCAGGAAGGCGAAAAGGTCCAGCATGTTCGACGTCGCCGAGGTCGAGGCCCTGGCACAGCGCACTGGTGCGCGCGGAGCAGTGGCCGCTGTGACCGATCGCATCCGCACCCGCATCTCCCTGCTCGAGCACGACCGGCTGTTCTACCGCGGCCGCTCCGCCGTTCAGCTGAGCGAGACCAAGCGCTTCGAGGACGTGGCGCACTGGCTGTGGACCGCCATCGACACCACCGGCCTCCAGTTCCCCGAGGGCCAGGAGATCTGGATGGCCCTCCCCGACAGTGCCACGCTGACCGACCGCGTGCGCGTCGCCGTCGCCCTGGCGGGTGCCGGCGACCCCTTGCGCTTCGACCTCGACCGCGCGGTCTCCACCGCCAAGGCCCTGATCGCCGACGTGGTCGAGTCCCTGCCCCTGGTCCAGCCCCCACGCGGCACCGACATCACCGACCGCCTCTGGGCCCGCCTCTCCCCGGAACCCCCAGAACCGGACGTGCTGAACGCGGCCCTGATCCTCCTCGCCGACCACGACCTGGCCGTCTCGACCATGGCCGCCAGGGTCGCCGCCTCCGCCCGCGCCCACCCGTACGCCGTGGTGTCAGCAGGCCTCGGCGCCATGGAAGGCCAAAAACACGGCACCGCCAGCACCATCGCCCACCGCTTCCTCCTCCAAGCCTCCGACGACCCGATGGGCGCAGTAGCCGAACGCCTGCGCGCCGGCGACCCGATCCCAGGCTTCGGCCACGCCGTCTACCAACACCGCGACCCCCGCGCCGACCACCTGCTGGCCGTGCTGCGTTCCCGCGCCGAGCTGGTGGCGGACAAGGTCATCGCCACCCAGCCGCAGACGTTCCCGAACGTCGACCTCGCCCTGGCCCAACTCGGCCTGACCTACAAGATGGCGCCGGACGCGGGCGAGGCCATCTTCGCCATCGCCCGCATCGTCGGGTGGATCGCACACGCGATGGAGGAGTACACGGAGCCGGGCCTGCGGTTCCGCACGCTGGGCGTGTACACGGGCGACCGCCCGTAG
- a CDS encoding acyltransferase family protein: MRLSAVDNLKVVLVAWVIGGHALLGYAAIGGWPYDEVNEVTFHPGVETVLAAVIGPSGLFFMGTFYFMAGIFTPGSVERKGRVRFVADRVVRLGVPWVVSAVVVWPTFVWVAYNGAGRGVSWWHAFTHRDPFLDSGSLWFVGVLLVFSVIVALGPPVRQRALATRHLVGMTVVVAGTTFLTRLVFPARSGQVGDLHLWWWPQCLGMFVLGAIGGRQLAERVPDEIYRRCRDVVVGMIALLPFAAAAMGVLDLAKSAEPFLGGWRWQAFVLAAVEGALVVAGSVWLVGLAQRRLTGQGPLAGGLARSAYVAFVVQGPVLLSIATALRPVDLPAEAKAPLVGAGAIALSFAIGWYVTVRRGASARSS; this comes from the coding sequence GTGAGATTGTCCGCTGTGGACAACCTGAAAGTGGTCCTCGTGGCGTGGGTCATCGGGGGGCACGCGCTGCTGGGCTACGCCGCAATCGGTGGGTGGCCGTACGACGAGGTCAACGAGGTCACGTTCCACCCCGGGGTGGAGACGGTGCTGGCCGCGGTGATCGGGCCGTCGGGGTTGTTCTTCATGGGCACCTTCTACTTCATGGCCGGCATCTTCACGCCCGGTTCGGTCGAGCGCAAAGGGCGGGTCAGGTTCGTCGCCGATCGCGTGGTGCGGTTGGGGGTGCCGTGGGTGGTCAGTGCGGTTGTTGTTTGGCCGACGTTCGTGTGGGTTGCGTACAACGGGGCCGGGCGAGGGGTGTCGTGGTGGCATGCGTTCACGCACCGGGATCCGTTTTTGGACAGCGGGTCGTTGTGGTTTGTGGGGGTGTTGTTGGTTTTCAGCGTCATCGTGGCGTTGGGGCCGCCGGTGAGGCAGCGTGCGCTTGCCACCAGGCACCTGGTGGGGATGACGGTGGTGGTGGCGGGGACGACGTTCCTGACGAGGCTGGTGTTTCCGGCGCGCAGTGGGCAGGTGGGGGATCTGCACCTGTGGTGGTGGCCGCAGTGTTTGGGGATGTTCGTGCTCGGGGCGATCGGTGGCCGGCAGCTTGCGGAGCGGGTGCCGGACGAGATCTACCGCAGGTGCCGCGACGTGGTTGTCGGCATGATCGCGTTGTTGCCGTTCGCGGCGGCGGCGATGGGGGTGCTGGATCTCGCGAAGAGTGCGGAGCCGTTCCTCGGTGGGTGGCGGTGGCAGGCGTTCGTGCTGGCCGCGGTGGAGGGGGCGCTGGTCGTGGCGGGGAGTGTGTGGCTGGTCGGGTTGGCGCAGCGCAGGTTGACCGGCCAGGGGCCGTTGGCTGGAGGGTTGGCGCGGTCGGCTTATGTGGCGTTCGTGGTGCAGGGGCCGGTTTTGTTGAGCATTGCCACGGCGTTGCGGCCGGTGGACCTTCCCGCTGAGGCCAAGGCGCCGCTCGTGGGGGCTGGGGCGATTGCGTTGTCGTTCGCGATCGGGTGGTACGTCACCGTGCGCCGAGGCGCTTCAGCACGCTCGTCGTGA